A section of the Rhodothermus profundi genome encodes:
- the thrA gene encoding bifunctional aspartate kinase/homoserine dehydrogenase I, which yields MATTRPVRVHKFGGTSVATADRIRRVVQLVQAEPETVRRVVVVSALGGVTDQLLGCIDAALARTGGHRATIETLRQRHQEVLEALVLPEERTALEAQLNAHWQALTELLDGLYLLRECTPRTRDAILSFGERLAAPLVAAAFRAAGSAAIALEATELVRTDDTFGEANVDFATTHRLIRERFAAIPEDQVVVVTGFIGATPEGVTTTLGRSGSDYTATILGAALEAELVVIWTDVDGVMSADPRLVPEAFVLPHLSYREAAEMAYFGAKVLHPRTMEPLQAKKIPLRIRNTLRPEAPGTLITADAPPPPWYARAVTAIRDIAVLMLEGAGMLGTPGISGRAFLALAEQKINVLLVSQASSEQSLCLGVRAADAEAALETLRRTFAFELETGRIRRIYVVPECATVSVVGDRMRHQPGLAGRMFSALGQANVNVLAIAQGAAETNISAVIAQRDTQRAVQALHETFILRTMRAHLFLIGVGVIGKTLLDMLARQIPHLQAEEGLELRLAGLATAERMLWQPAGIPWNEARERLQAEGEPMDLDRLVQLLTTERPRRLVVVDATASEEVARRYPELLTAGVAVVTPNKRANTLPYAFYQRLREVARERRVPYRYETTVGAGLPVIATLQDLLLAGDKVQRIEGVFSGTLAYLFNQMAEGVPFSEAVRAAREAGYTEPDPRDDLSGEDVARKLLILARELGLPVERSDVTVQPLVPSELRSVSLEEFLERLSDWDAHWQEQIEKARQQGQRLHYIGRIEDGRLAVNVQAVGPDSPFYNLQGTDNLIAFTTTYYCRTPLVVRGPGAGPQVTAAGILSDLRRALEQMR from the coding sequence ATGGCAACCACACGTCCCGTCCGGGTTCACAAGTTCGGGGGCACTTCGGTAGCCACGGCCGATCGAATTCGGCGCGTGGTGCAGCTTGTTCAGGCCGAGCCGGAGACGGTCCGGCGCGTCGTAGTGGTGTCGGCGCTGGGCGGCGTAACCGATCAGCTACTGGGATGCATTGACGCAGCTCTGGCGCGCACCGGGGGGCATCGTGCCACTATCGAAACGCTCCGGCAGCGGCATCAGGAAGTGCTGGAGGCGCTTGTGCTACCTGAGGAGCGGACGGCTCTCGAAGCCCAGCTCAATGCGCATTGGCAGGCGTTGACCGAACTGCTTGACGGACTGTACCTGCTGCGCGAGTGCACCCCCCGAACGCGGGACGCCATTCTCAGCTTTGGTGAGCGGCTGGCAGCACCGTTGGTCGCGGCAGCCTTTCGGGCGGCAGGGAGTGCGGCTATTGCCCTGGAAGCGACCGAACTGGTCCGCACAGATGATACGTTCGGGGAGGCTAATGTTGATTTTGCAACGACCCATCGCCTGATCCGTGAGCGCTTTGCGGCAATTCCGGAGGATCAGGTGGTCGTCGTAACCGGCTTTATCGGGGCGACGCCGGAGGGCGTGACCACGACGCTGGGGCGTTCTGGCAGCGACTACACGGCAACGATTCTGGGCGCGGCCCTGGAAGCCGAACTTGTGGTGATCTGGACGGATGTGGATGGCGTCATGTCGGCGGATCCTCGGCTGGTGCCCGAAGCCTTCGTGTTGCCGCATCTGAGTTATCGAGAAGCGGCTGAAATGGCCTATTTCGGGGCCAAAGTATTACATCCGCGAACCATGGAGCCATTGCAGGCCAAAAAGATCCCCCTGCGCATCCGAAACACGCTGCGCCCCGAAGCACCGGGTACGCTCATCACGGCCGATGCCCCTCCACCGCCGTGGTACGCCCGGGCGGTAACGGCCATTCGAGATATTGCAGTGCTCATGCTGGAAGGCGCTGGTATGCTGGGAACGCCGGGCATCTCGGGACGGGCCTTTCTGGCACTGGCTGAGCAGAAAATCAACGTACTGCTGGTTTCGCAGGCCTCCAGCGAACAGAGTCTCTGCCTGGGCGTGCGCGCGGCCGATGCAGAAGCGGCGCTGGAGACGCTCCGACGCACCTTCGCCTTTGAACTGGAGACCGGACGAATTCGGCGCATTTACGTCGTACCGGAATGCGCCACGGTTTCGGTCGTTGGGGATCGCATGCGCCATCAGCCCGGGTTGGCCGGACGCATGTTTTCAGCTCTTGGCCAGGCCAACGTTAACGTGCTGGCTATTGCGCAGGGAGCGGCCGAGACAAATATCTCGGCCGTCATTGCCCAGCGAGATACGCAACGGGCAGTGCAGGCGCTGCATGAGACGTTCATTCTGCGCACCATGCGGGCCCATCTGTTCCTGATCGGGGTGGGGGTCATTGGCAAGACGCTGTTGGATATGCTGGCCCGTCAGATTCCCCATCTGCAGGCAGAAGAGGGACTGGAGCTGCGGCTGGCCGGCCTGGCCACGGCTGAACGAATGCTCTGGCAACCCGCCGGTATTCCGTGGAATGAAGCCCGCGAGCGACTCCAGGCAGAAGGAGAACCAATGGACCTGGACCGACTGGTCCAACTGCTAACCACAGAGCGACCGCGGCGGCTGGTTGTGGTCGATGCAACAGCTTCTGAGGAAGTTGCTCGGCGCTATCCGGAATTACTAACCGCTGGCGTCGCCGTGGTTACGCCCAATAAACGGGCAAATACGCTGCCATATGCCTTCTACCAACGCCTGCGCGAAGTTGCCCGGGAACGGCGCGTGCCTTATCGCTACGAAACAACGGTCGGGGCGGGGCTGCCTGTCATTGCTACGCTGCAGGATTTGCTCCTGGCTGGTGACAAAGTGCAACGAATCGAAGGGGTTTTTTCGGGTACGCTTGCCTATCTGTTCAATCAAATGGCTGAAGGCGTTCCGTTCTCTGAAGCAGTGCGGGCGGCTCGTGAGGCAGGCTATACGGAACCAGATCCCCGTGATGATCTCTCAGGAGAAGACGTGGCGCGCAAGCTGCTTATTCTGGCACGTGAACTGGGATTGCCGGTCGAGCGAAGCGATGTAACCGTGCAACCACTGGTGCCCAGTGAACTGCGCAGCGTGTCGCTTGAAGAGTTTCTGGAACGGTTGTCCGACTGGGATGCCCACTGGCAGGAGCAAATTGAAAAGGCGCGTCAGCAGGGACAGCGCCTGCACTATATCGGACGCATTGAAGATGGTCGCTTGGCCGTCAACGTGCAGGCCGTTGGTCCCGACTCGCCCTTCTATAACCTGCAGGGCACCGATAATTTGATTGCTTTCACGACAACCTACTACTGTCGCACACCTCTGGTCGTGCGTGGGCCAGGCGCCGGCCCTCAGGTAACGGCAGCCGGGATCCTGTCAGACCTGCGGCGCGCGTTGGAGCAAATGCGCTGA
- a CDS encoding citrate synthase: MPTAKLILEDATVELPVIIGTEGERAIDIRKLRSQTGYITYDPGLANTGSCQSSITFINGEAGVLRYRGYAIEDLVAHSSFVEVSYLLIYGELPTRAQLEQFQDRLTHHSLLHEDMKKFFEGYPPSAHPMSVLSAMVASLSTYYPDSTDPEITELNMIRLLAKLKTIAAFSYKKSIGQPYIYPRNDLSYTADFLHMMFAVPSEPYEVPPLFEKVLDVLLILHADHEQNCSTSTVRMVGSSGADLFAAISAGISALSGPLHGGANQAVIQMLEAIHQDGGNYQKYLAKAKDPNDPFRLMGFGHRVYKNFDPRARLIKKLVDQVFNEMGVHDPLLEIAKKLEEAALQDEYFIERKLYPNIDFYSGILYRAMGIPTNMYTVLFAMGRLPGWIAQWKEMREDPHTRIYRPRQIYQGATHRPYRPLDERE, encoded by the coding sequence ATGCCAACTGCCAAGCTTATCCTCGAAGACGCGACTGTTGAGCTGCCCGTCATCATTGGCACAGAAGGCGAGCGGGCGATTGACATTCGCAAGCTTCGGAGCCAGACCGGCTACATCACCTACGATCCGGGCCTGGCCAACACGGGTTCCTGCCAGAGCAGCATTACGTTCATCAACGGCGAGGCTGGCGTTTTGCGCTACCGAGGATATGCTATTGAAGACCTGGTGGCGCACTCCTCCTTCGTTGAGGTCAGCTATTTGCTCATTTATGGAGAATTGCCCACGCGCGCGCAGCTAGAGCAGTTTCAGGATCGGCTGACGCATCACAGCCTCCTGCACGAAGACATGAAGAAGTTTTTTGAGGGGTATCCCCCCAGTGCCCATCCGATGAGCGTACTCTCGGCCATGGTGGCTTCGCTCTCGACATATTACCCGGATTCGACGGATCCGGAAATTACAGAGCTGAACATGATCCGATTGCTGGCGAAGCTAAAAACTATCGCCGCCTTTTCTTATAAGAAATCAATTGGTCAGCCGTACATCTATCCTCGCAATGACCTGAGCTACACGGCGGACTTTTTGCACATGATGTTCGCCGTCCCTTCCGAACCGTACGAAGTGCCTCCTCTGTTTGAAAAAGTACTGGACGTGCTGCTCATTCTACATGCCGACCATGAGCAGAATTGTAGCACCTCAACGGTACGCATGGTAGGCAGCAGCGGAGCCGATCTGTTTGCAGCCATTTCGGCAGGTATCAGTGCCCTGTCGGGACCGCTACATGGGGGCGCCAATCAAGCGGTTATTCAAATGCTGGAGGCCATTCACCAGGACGGTGGCAATTATCAGAAGTATCTGGCCAAAGCCAAAGACCCGAATGATCCCTTCCGGTTAATGGGGTTTGGGCACCGCGTTTACAAAAACTTTGACCCGCGCGCCCGGCTGATTAAAAAGCTCGTCGATCAGGTCTTTAATGAAATGGGCGTCCACGATCCGCTCCTTGAAATTGCTAAAAAACTGGAGGAAGCGGCGCTGCAGGACGAATATTTCATTGAGCGCAAGCTGTACCCCAACATTGACTTCTACAGCGGCATTCTGTACCGGGCCATGGGCATCCCAACCAACATGTACACCGTCCTGTTTGCAATGGGCCGATTGCCCGGATGGATTGCTCAGTGGAAAGAAATGCGCGAAGATCCCCACACGCGCATTTACCGGCCACGTCAGATCTATCAGGGGGCTACGCACCGCCCGTACCGTCCTCTTGACGAACGGGAATGA
- a CDS encoding anti-sigma factor family protein has translation MKAWIRKWLGRKRGLTCEEVNRFLAAYLDGALDARTQAAFEAHLRDCPDCQAYLDQYRKTIALARQATEIPEPPPELIAHTLAFLRARLAQEPPSETNAS, from the coding sequence ATGAAAGCCTGGATCCGAAAATGGCTGGGCCGTAAACGCGGACTCACCTGCGAAGAGGTGAACCGGTTTCTGGCAGCGTACCTGGACGGAGCGTTGGACGCGCGCACGCAGGCAGCCTTTGAGGCCCATCTGCGAGATTGTCCCGATTGTCAGGCCTACCTGGACCAGTATCGCAAGACCATCGCACTGGCTCGTCAGGCAACCGAAATCCCGGAGCCGCCTCCCGAACTCATTGCGCATACCCTGGCTTTTCTCCGCGCACGCCTCGCCCAGGAGCCACCCTCGGAGACGAACGCCTCCTAG
- a CDS encoding RNA polymerase sigma factor has protein sequence MPEFSDTPPPYDLEALRRGDPAAFEALVRAESPRLFRFLLRLLGDREAAQSVMQEAFLQAFRRIDSFRGDSRLTTWLYGIALNQARVLLRKTRRYTPMDEADLDRLQPAFSQGMYAQRYRPWPPDVLAEREDLRRLVREAIDRLPDTYREVLLLRDIEGFSTEEVAQLLNLSEGAVRVRLHRARQALRALLSPHIEKEDL, from the coding sequence ATGCCGGAGTTTTCAGACACACCGCCCCCTTATGATCTAGAGGCGTTGCGGCGGGGCGATCCGGCCGCCTTCGAGGCGCTGGTCCGTGCCGAAAGCCCGCGGCTATTTCGCTTTCTGCTGCGCCTGTTAGGCGACAGGGAGGCAGCCCAGAGCGTCATGCAAGAGGCATTTTTGCAGGCGTTTCGCCGAATCGACTCGTTCCGGGGCGACTCGCGGCTGACTACCTGGCTGTACGGCATTGCGCTGAACCAGGCGCGGGTTCTTCTGCGCAAAACGCGTCGCTATACGCCCATGGATGAAGCCGACCTGGATCGCCTTCAGCCTGCTTTCTCCCAGGGCATGTATGCCCAGCGCTACCGTCCCTGGCCACCCGACGTGCTGGCTGAACGCGAAGACCTGCGCCGGCTGGTCCGAGAAGCAATAGATCGACTCCCCGACACCTATCGGGAGGTCCTTTTGCTGCGCGACATTGAAGGATTCTCGACGGAAGAAGTCGCGCAATTGCTTAACCTGAGCGAAGGAGCAGTGCGGGTGCGGCTGCACCGCGCCCGTCAGGCACTGCGCGCCCTGCTCAGTCCCCACATTGAAAAGGAAGACTTATGA
- a CDS encoding response regulator transcription factor, with protein MKKRILIVDDHPLVRKGLALTLEAEPDLEVCGQAASAEEALGMLDDVRPDLAIVDISLPGMSGLELIKHLHAWDPELPVLVISRHDEALYAERAIRAGARGYVMKVEAVDVIVKAVRRVLAGGLYVSEEVSERLLMSMTGHRRSAGQSPLELLSDRELEVFELTGRGLSTREIAERLHLSVKTVESYRARIKAKLGLRTAAELMQHAVQWVENERSA; from the coding sequence ATGAAGAAACGCATTCTGATCGTTGATGATCATCCGCTGGTCCGCAAAGGGCTGGCGCTGACGTTGGAAGCCGAACCGGATCTGGAGGTGTGTGGGCAGGCGGCTTCGGCCGAAGAGGCGCTTGGCATGCTGGATGACGTCCGCCCCGACCTGGCGATTGTGGACATCTCGCTACCCGGCATGAGCGGGCTGGAGCTCATCAAGCATCTGCATGCCTGGGATCCGGAGTTGCCGGTACTGGTCATTTCGCGGCACGATGAAGCGCTCTATGCAGAGCGAGCTATCCGAGCCGGAGCGCGCGGCTACGTCATGAAAGTGGAAGCCGTAGACGTAATTGTGAAAGCAGTGCGGCGCGTGCTGGCAGGGGGACTGTACGTCAGTGAGGAGGTGAGCGAGCGGCTATTGATGAGCATGACGGGGCATCGACGTTCAGCAGGCCAGTCGCCCCTGGAGCTGCTCAGTGATCGGGAACTGGAGGTGTTTGAGCTGACTGGACGCGGTCTCAGCACCCGTGAAATTGCTGAGCGGCTGCATCTATCCGTCAAAACCGTGGAGTCGTACCGAGCGCGCATTAAGGCCAAGCTAGGTCTGCGCACAGCGGCTGAACTGATGCAACACGCCGTGCAATGGGTTGAAAACGAACGCTCGGCCTGA
- a CDS encoding PAS domain S-box protein, protein MTSVQVGIWGASRNVGRRLSRLLREEGEVMVTLRPDVVLPSPETLPHLLILFGPPDHLREQVETVRATAGGEQVVLVAALTDTSQLGALDELLGSGIDDLLDVTAPSMLLKARLRLLVRRARARQRRWDIERELQVRVGQQAVVAELGRRALANVPLPLLLEYATERVAAALGVELAKVLRLLPEEQEFLLVAGYGWQEGVVGTFRVPAGTESQAGYTLRAGSPIVVEDFAQERRFACPELLRRHGVQAGLSVPIFVGGHSWGVLGAHTCRPRTFAHDDVHFMQAVAHVLATAIERRTHEEALRESEARYRAIVETAVDAIITIDETGRILLFNPAAERIFGYRAEEVIGQNISVLMPSPYREQHDRYIRNYLETGRRRIIGRGREVTGQRKDGTTFPMYLAVSEVRLPDRRLFTGIVRDLSETRRLEQEILRISDEERRSIGQDLHDGLGQMLTGMALISQSLARRLAAQGRPEARELEELTELIRQADQQARTLARGLIPVELEANGLQAALHRLARQTEQLFGIRCRFQTEKEVPVADNLVATHLYRIAQEALNNAVRHGQAQRITVTLKADDEALHLWVRDDGVGIPDKLPETRGMGLRIMHYRARLLGGHLEIRRRAEGGTEVHAVVPLSGRVLPADASQVLPESEVIP, encoded by the coding sequence ATGACATCGGTCCAGGTCGGAATCTGGGGGGCTTCGCGGAACGTGGGGCGGCGGCTAAGCCGCCTACTCCGCGAAGAAGGAGAGGTTATGGTAACGCTGCGCCCCGACGTAGTGCTGCCATCTCCAGAAACACTTCCGCACCTCCTCATCTTGTTTGGCCCTCCGGATCATTTGCGTGAGCAGGTTGAGACGGTGCGGGCAACAGCCGGTGGAGAACAGGTGGTGTTGGTGGCAGCGCTGACCGACACCAGCCAACTGGGGGCGCTGGACGAACTGCTGGGCTCGGGTATCGACGATCTCCTGGACGTAACGGCTCCTTCAATGCTGTTAAAGGCGCGGCTGCGACTGCTGGTGCGTCGAGCGCGCGCGCGGCAGCGGCGCTGGGACATTGAGCGCGAACTGCAAGTGCGGGTAGGGCAGCAAGCCGTCGTAGCCGAACTGGGCCGTCGGGCACTGGCCAATGTGCCCTTACCGCTACTGCTGGAATATGCCACGGAACGCGTAGCGGCTGCGCTGGGAGTTGAACTGGCCAAAGTCCTGCGCTTGCTCCCCGAAGAGCAGGAATTCTTGCTGGTGGCTGGCTATGGCTGGCAGGAAGGCGTCGTAGGAACCTTCCGCGTGCCAGCCGGGACCGAGTCCCAAGCCGGCTATACGTTGCGAGCCGGCAGCCCTATCGTCGTGGAAGATTTCGCTCAGGAGCGCCGCTTTGCCTGTCCCGAGCTACTTCGACGCCATGGCGTGCAGGCCGGATTGAGCGTGCCCATCTTCGTCGGTGGACACTCCTGGGGGGTGCTGGGCGCGCACACCTGCCGCCCCCGCACCTTCGCGCATGACGATGTACACTTCATGCAGGCCGTAGCGCACGTGCTGGCCACGGCTATTGAACGCCGCACCCATGAGGAAGCGCTTCGTGAAAGCGAAGCACGCTACCGGGCTATTGTGGAGACAGCTGTCGATGCCATCATTACCATCGATGAAACAGGCCGTATTCTGCTCTTTAATCCTGCGGCAGAGCGCATCTTTGGCTACCGGGCCGAAGAGGTCATCGGACAAAATATTTCGGTGCTGATGCCCTCGCCCTATCGCGAGCAGCATGACCGCTACATCCGAAACTACCTGGAAACGGGGCGCCGCCGCATTATTGGCCGAGGTCGAGAAGTAACCGGCCAGCGAAAAGACGGCACCACGTTTCCCATGTACCTGGCCGTCAGCGAGGTGCGCCTGCCTGATCGGCGACTTTTTACCGGGATCGTGCGCGATCTGTCCGAAACCCGACGCCTGGAGCAGGAGATCCTGCGCATTAGCGACGAGGAACGGCGCAGCATCGGACAAGATCTGCACGACGGACTCGGCCAGATGCTGACCGGTATGGCCCTGATCAGCCAGAGTCTGGCGCGGCGACTGGCAGCTCAGGGAAGACCGGAAGCCCGCGAGCTGGAAGAACTAACAGAGCTGATTCGGCAGGCCGACCAGCAGGCGCGCACGCTGGCGCGTGGGCTGATCCCAGTGGAACTGGAGGCGAACGGCCTGCAGGCTGCGTTGCACCGCCTGGCCCGCCAGACCGAGCAACTGTTTGGCATTCGCTGCCGCTTCCAGACAGAGAAAGAGGTGCCTGTAGCCGACAACCTGGTAGCCACGCATCTATACCGCATCGCGCAGGAAGCGCTGAACAATGCCGTGCGGCACGGACAGGCGCAGCGTATAACGGTTACGCTCAAGGCCGACGACGAAGCGCTCCATCTGTGGGTGCGGGACGATGGGGTAGGCATTCCGGACAAATTGCCGGAAACGCGGGGGATGGGGCTGCGCATCATGCACTACCGGGCCCGCTTGCTGGGCGGCCACCTGGAAATTCGACGGCGCGCAGAAGGGGGCACGGAAGTACATGCGGTTGTTCCGCTGAGCGGACGCGTGCTTCCAGCCGACGCATCGCAGGTTCTGCCCGAAAGTGAAGTGATTCCCTGA